In the genome of Plasmodium gaboni strain SY75 chromosome 2, whole genome shotgun sequence, the window NNNNNNNNNNNNNNNNNNNNNNNNNNNNNNNNNNNNNNNNNNNNNNNNNNNNNNNataattaatatttttattaaaaattatattttatactaaatatattaataaataatatatatttatttttatttatatatttttttatatatttttatttttttttttttttttttttttttttttttttttttttttttttgtcttttctatgttttatttttatcctTGAATTGcttttcataaaaaaaataaataaaagaataagaaaaaaatgacaaGTATTTTTCTCCCCTCTAaagtatataattttattttataaaaagagAATACAATAATCTAGTtagttttttttcttttatatataaaaatgtactaataaaataaaacaaaccaatgttcataaataaataaaaatataatatattacagttaaaaaaaaacaacccaactatatatatatatatatatatatatatatatatatttatatatttatatttttttttgtgagGGAGAAggaaataaatatgaaagaggatgaatatatcattgaaatttatattttatcaaaaagataaagaatcatcatataaataatatatatatgtgttacaaaaaatatattatgttatCCCTTTAATTGTctaattcttttttttttttttttttttttttgtgagGGAGAAggaaataaatatgaaagaggatgaatatatcattgatatttatattttatcaaaaagataaagaatcatcatataaataatatatatatatatatgtgttacaaaaaatatattatgttatCCCTTTAATTGTctaattcttttttttttttttttccctcCTTTTATGGTTTAAATTAAGTCCAcaagataaaatatatatatatatatatatatatatatatatttatttatttatttattcatttatgTGGAGGGTATCTTTTTAGGGTTCTTAGCTCctcttatatatataaaatgtaggaaaatattattaaaatatatatgaacaattatatattttttttttaataagaTCATAATGAAGGtgtaaaataatattcaaaGGAAAAtagtacatatataaatatatgtgaaaacgaaaaaattaaaaaaattaaaaaaaattaaaaaaattaaaaaattaaaaaaaattaaaaaattaaaaaaaataataaaatataggattttataaaaacatttgTAATGATATAGCATTTCACAAATgtacataaaaaaataaaaatgtgttaaatttgtaatatataaataatataaaaaccaaacaaagagaaaaatatataaacatataaatatatatatatatatatatatgtgtgtgtgcccatttatatatatcgatttataaattttttttgtgtgtgtgtgtattatatctttttattttcatttaaattttttaaaatgcTAACGCCAACATGATGCTGACAAAGGATGATAAAGAAACAATAGCACACATGGCGACGTTAccaatattatttaataagaCTGCTGATATCATTGCATTTATAATACTTGAAAAAGCTCTTGCTGTAAATAGGAGTCCAAATACGGGTCCAAAATTTTTAGTTCCAAATGTATGAGCAGTTATAGATGGAAATACAGCAAAAGTGCCAGCatgacaaaaaaaaataagacATACCCATATAgaatatgttataataCCATAAAACCCTGACATAGTTAATGTGATTGTTAAGAAACTCATCATAAAActcattaatattaatgttGTTTTAAAACTTGTAAAGTCACTTATAACTCCCCAAAAAATTCTAccaaaaatattaaaaagagAAGATACAGATCCTAATATTGATAAAGATCTATCAtctattaataaataattcattCCAAATATCTTCCAGAAAACTTGAGTATATGATATAGCTTGCCAgttaaaaaatatcattaaccatattaatataaattcacgattaataaatgtattattcGCTTCTctaaatgaaaaattagATGTATTTGATAACGTTCTTAAAGAATTAGATAAACCATTAGGCTTATTTGTAAAACTTTTCTCTTCAAAATATAACACTTTATTATTCCTATCATTATAAGCCATGAAATCCTTAGATGTATCACCTGAATCTGCAATCAAATAAGAACCCAAAAACTGAATTATAGCAAAAAATATACcttcatatataaacaaatacGGTACcttatttaatatatctaaGTTACTAAAATATTTCTCATCCGAATTTTCTATTTCTGGCATATAGTCTGGCATATAATTGTATTTGtttatgtaataattttgtaGCGGACAAATAATGAACACGGATAGTCCTCTCCCTATGAATATGATACCGCTAATCTGAAAAGAAAAGAGAAGGGGGGTGggtataaaaaatataaattgaaatggaatataaaaagatatgataataaatatgtaaacaactgcataattatatatataaatatatatatatatatatatatatctcATTTTAATAACAATCTTTAACTCCTTTTATTTCGTTTACAACGAAacaaaatttaaatatacatatatatatatatatatatatatatatatatatatatgtgttgTTATTTATTCTTACCACTCCTTTGTAGTCATAGTGCTTTTTCACTGCCACAGATAAAGGGATAGGATAAGCTATTCCACAACCTATTCCACATAATATTCCATATGtcattaaaaataaataaaaattaaaaactgtaaaatatgataataaaattcCTAAACACATTAACCATCCACCTAATAAGACACTTATTTGTGGTCCTAAATTCTGATTTAATATTCCTCCAAAAAAACCAAAAAAACATTGAAATAACAATGTCAACACATATATCCAACTActatctttatattttacatcAGAACATCctattattttcatatatgATATTACATATACACTTATATTAGAAAAACAATAAATGCTTCCTAAAGTACAGTGAATTAAAAATCCTCCTAATATTATTCTATATCTTGATGATAACaatgaattattttcttttttcatttctaaatgtttatttatatgtacataatatatataagtaataTGTTATACTAGGAACTTTACACATAcatgtatacatatatgtatggATGGATGgatgtatttatttatataagtgtatattttattttttttttttttgatatatattaaaattttgtaatatatatttttttcaacTCCCCTCTTATGCTCTCcagaaaaaataaataaaaatgaaaatacatatacaaatataattacaCTATGGTTATTGTATttactaaaaaaaaaaaaaaaaaaaaaaaattctacactcttttataaacataatataaaaaagaaagaataCAAATTAGTGGTggtttatatattatatatatatatatatatatatatatgtatatttatatttttttttttttttttttttttttttttttttttttttttttttttttttttttttttttttttttttaaaaaaaaaaaaaaaaaaaaaaaaaaaaaaaaaaaaaaaaaaaaaaaaaaaaaaaaaaaaaaaaaaaaaaaaaaaaaaaaaaaaaaaaaaaaaaaaaaaaaaggaaataataataaaacattaaaaaaaataaaaataatatatatatataataatatataatatatataatataatttaaggatataaaaaattaaatatatattatataggggaaataaaaaaatatataataaactCTTCAagcatatatattattatatactGCAACTTGaagattatatatatatatatatatttcataggtgaaatgaaaaagagaattcatatataattaaacaaataataatatgtataatttttttattctctTGTTATAAAATGCTTTTTTTAAGTAATGTGTTATTTAGATGTAAGAGTAAAAGGgttcatataaatttaatatcATCATGTGCAagtaattatatatactcCACTTACATTTCTCCAAGTAAATCAAAGTACAGATTATCATTAAGAAAACATGACCCAGTAGTTAATCGACATGTGTAAgttaaaagaaaaaagaacaaataTTTACACATACATTATAAggattatatatatatatatatatatatatattgtgCATATTTTATTGTAGAATGTTTTATcaaaaacatataaaagcaaaatcaaaaaaaaaatgtaatgatgatatatttattttgtataataatacatatgtTATGTTgtgttattttattttattttattttttaggGAAGAATAAAAACTTAAGACCACTCTTAAAAAGAGTAGAAAAGTCGTACCTCTATGGAAAATTCAACAAATTAATAGACAACACATACAGGTAATcataaaagaatataataaaaatatatatatatttatttttatgtgtgtatatatttatctatGTAATCCTtttaaagaagaaaaaataagtGCATTTATTAGATAActcaaaataaatacacatgttcttattttttttttttttctcccccccataattaaaatttatattttcagGAGTCTTCCAAGAATGAGTTAAGGttatatatgaacaaaaataaaatatttataggCACATTGaatgttaaaaaatttataaaatagATTCTTTCACATTATCACTATaaggatatatatatatatatatatatttaagaTATCAAAACATTActtacatatttttttataaatatattttatatatgtatgtattcACGCGTATAAATAatcctttttataattaagaaaataaaaatatatatttttttaattttcaaaatgaagaaataattttataatgaaaatatataacggtaaaaaaatataaaatgttatataattttttatgtcAAAGTTGTGCTacaaattaaataatttatttatatataatataatataatataatataatatgttgtttcttcttttttttttttttttttatataatatctaaaaatataaaattttttatcaacttataatttttaataattccTATTAATcttaaaattatatgaacatatcaaaatatacacataattttgatataaatattatatattatatatttaaatatatatttataatttaggaattttttttttttagtatttatttttttttttttttgtgtataataaaatatgtaagTGTCAGTATCAAAAAGGTGAGTgaatgaattattaaaaaataaaataataaaataaaaaagcttattttaatgtaaataaaaaaaaaaaaaaagagttattaaacattatatatatatatgtttaagagtttataaaaaaaattaaattaaaaatatccAACTAAAATTCtttcatttataatatataaagatgAACATGTACATATAAATCTACATgtcaaaaaaaaaaaataaaaacgTCAGCATTTCctctttatataatttaatataatgtaATGGATTTTATTAGAAACGTTATTTTTGTGATATGAAGAATAAGTGTGTATTTCTAACGAAAGAAATTAATGTGTTTAAATATGTTACAGTAAAGGATcaaataagaaaatatatatcaagATGTAActcttttaataataattgtaataataaatttatgaGGAATTTACATTTCTATCATACCTATGTTCCTACTTTTTATTCCtatttgaaaaaattagaaataaaaaaaaaatgtcatatatataatgagAATAACAACATTGTAGTATATAAAAGACTCATAAGTGTTCATAAAACTAAAAAGGAATATCATCTTAATACAAATGATGTGTTAATAAATATTGAAGAAGAgaaaaatgataataatgtagatataaaggaaaataataaaatgtatagAAGGAATGATAAGgatcatatatataaaaaaaaaaatcatgtaaaaataaataataataaaatattaatacaaacaaatgaagaacataaaaaatcaaaaatagaaaatatgGGGAATGAAAATTCTAATGTTAAAGAAGATGAAATATACTTACATGTTGttaataatttatgtaaaaaaatttactacttaagtaaaaataaaataaaagatgaaaatCTATGGAAACATTACTTAatacaatattataaagagaacaaaaattatgatcatataaaaataaaaaatatttttatgttattattagGAATTACAAATAGTAACAAACATATAAAAGACATGATAATTGTTATTAATGAAGAGGAAAAgataaatgaaaaaataaaaataaacaacaaaaaaaaaaacatacaACTTATTGATATTGTTTATAATCATCTAGatattttatcaaaaaaaataaatcaaatgACAAATAATCAATTAAgcatatttttatatattcttgaaaaatggaatatgatagataattataaagatattattaatgaaattaattttaaaattttaaacaaaacaagtttaaaaaaagtaaatataaaatgttttttaaatgttttatatatctattcaaaaaattatgaacaaattgaaaacaacaacaacaataataataata includes:
- a CDS encoding putative monocarboxylate transporter — its product is MKKENNSLLSSRYRIILGGFLIHCTLGSIYCFSNISVYVISYMKIIGCSDVKYKDSSWIYVLTLLFQCFFGFFGGILNQNLGPQISVLLGGWLMCLGILLSYFTVFNFYLFLMTYGILCGIGCGIAYPIPLSVAVKKHYDYKGVISGIIFIGRGLSVFIICPLQNYYINKYNYMPDYMPEIENSDEKYFSNLDILNKVPYLFIYEGIFFAIIQFLGSYLIADSGDTSKDFMAYNDRNNKVLYFEEKSFTNKPNGLSNSLRTLSNTSNFSFREANNTFINREFILIWLMIFFNWQAISYTQVFWKIFGMNYLLIDDRSLSILGSVSSLFNIFGRIFWGVISDFTSFKTTLILMSFMMSFLTITLTMSGFYGIITYSIWVCLIFFCHAGTFAVFPSITAHTFGTKNFGPVFGLLFTARAFSSIINAMISAVLLNNIGNVAMCAIVSLSSFVSIMLALAF
- a CDS encoding putative 50S ribosomal protein L33, which encodes MLFLSNVLFRCKSKRVHINLISSCASNYIYSTYISPSKSKYRLSLRKHDPVVNRHVMFYQKHIKAKSKKKWKNKNLRPLLKRVEKSYLYGKFNKLIDNTYRSLPRMS